A stretch of DNA from Terriglobales bacterium:
GTTTCGATGTGGGCCGGCGGGGAGCGTCGCATCCATTTCGTTCCATGCCCGCCAGCCAGATATCGGCCAAAGTCCGGCTCACCTGGGCATCCGAAAACTGACGATAGCGCTTCCCGCCGAACAGTTCCTGGACCAAATAGTGGTAGATCACCATGCCGACGAAGCCGCGCGCCGCTAGGCGCGGGTCGGTACGGCGAAAATGACCCTGGCGCATGCGCCGGGCCACGTGCCGGGCCAGCGCTTCGTAAAACTCCTCGAAGTGGACATGAAAGAAGCGGCCGGCCAGGCGATGGTTCTCGAGCGCGCTGTAGAGCATCAGCCGGGCGCGCCCGGGGTCGCCGGCATTGCGCTTCAGAATGTCCTCGGCTATGGTAGAGAACAATTCCCGGTCGTCGTGAATGTGGCGCAGACGTTCCTGCAACTGCTCGCGCGCGCGGGCGGCCTGGCAGGTGTGCTCCAGCAGCGCCCAATACAGCGCCTCCTTGGTGGGGAAGTGAC
This window harbors:
- a CDS encoding TetR/AcrR family transcriptional regulator gives rise to the protein MSRAVRYSAPDRRRQILEVARELFARQGFQGTTTRAIARRAGVTEALIFRHFPTKEALYWALLEHTCQAARAREQLQERLRHIHDDRELFSTIAEDILKRNAGDPGRARLMLYSALENHRLAGRFFHVHFEEFYEALARHVARRMRQGHFRRTDPRLAARGFVGMVIYHYLVQELFGGKRYRQFSDAQVSRTLADIWLAGMERNGCDAPRRPTSKH